The Candidatus Aegiribacteria sp. genome contains the following window.
AGATATGCTCATTCACTGTACCGCGTCTGGCCCATAGGTTACCGATTGAATCGACATCCATCTGCCCGACGAAAGGTCGAAACTCTGGGAACATGCCGGGTATATTCCTTGGATGCGCTGTATCAGGCCATAAATGCACCAAAGGAATGATGTATCCTACGTCATCATCTGAGACTGGAATGGTAGTTGCAGCCTTGCGGAGAGTACGAATAGTATCGCCTTCTGTGGTTAAGACTTGTATTTCATAATTATCTGAAACACAGTCGGATATGTAAACCTCACCATTATTCCCTGTTGTCACAACCTTGTAGCAGGAAAGCCAATCCAGAGGTTCCTCATCGATATTCTGCTGGTTAGAGAAATAGGTTGTTTGGGTTTCTCCGTTCTCTATCGAACAGCGAATGATCTCCCATTCTTGGACAATGGTCTGATTAAGAACCTCACGGGTGTATGAGTACTTCACAAAAGTAGAATCATCACAAGGGAATATTGCCCAGTCGATAGGGCTGAATAAAGGGTCTATTGGGATACTATATAGGTATTCTCCTTCTTGCGAGAAGACTACGAATTCATCACCCATCCGATCCTGTATCAACAGATGTCCATTTGTCATCAATCCCATATGGATGGCGCCCTGGAATTCT
Protein-coding sequences here:
- a CDS encoding 6-bladed beta-propeller is translated as MEIGSLWNSNWRGFMNNRQSFLNTMLLLFLITIPLSFACTGDNTDSDDPDSMDSFMLDTLIVVDSIGVFMGDSTEMFAYITSATPLPDRRFAVLDILTGRISVFTMTGVFQNSFGGMGSGPGEFQGAIHMGLMTNGHLLIQDRMGDEFVVFSQEGEYLYSIPIDPLFSPIDWAIFPCDDSTFVKYSYTREVLNQTIVQEWEIIRCSIENGETQTTYFSNQQNIDEEPLDWLSCYKVVTTGNNGEVYISDCVSDNYEIQVLTTEGDTIRTLRKAATTIPVSDDDVGYIIPLVHLWPDTAHPRNIPGMFPEFRPFVGQMDVDSIGNLWARRGTVNEHIWDVFSPEGEWLGGVFLEGLPINETVELHMNRFGAVATVYEPEDYYRVYIFNDEE